Proteins co-encoded in one Gopherus evgoodei ecotype Sinaloan lineage chromosome 4, rGopEvg1_v1.p, whole genome shotgun sequence genomic window:
- the PHLDA2 gene encoding pleckstrin homology-like domain family A member 2, which translates to MKMPGEVIREGELEKRSDSLFQFWKKKLVVLTKDSLSLFPDGHKRARGKELGFHSILKVDCVERTGKYIYFTIVTTDRKEIDFRCPDQSCWNASITMALIDFQNKRAIQDFKSRQELEQAAGSQERRLTRAP; encoded by the coding sequence ATGAAGATGCCGGGCGAGGTGATCCGGGAGGGCGAGCTGGAGAAGCGCAGCGACAGCCTCTTCCAGTTCTGGAAGAAGAAGCTGGTGGTGCTGACCAAGGACAGCCTGAGTCTCTTCCCGGACGGGCACAAGCGCGCCCGGGGCAAGGAGCTGGGCTTCCACTCCATCCTCAAGGTGGACTGCGTGGAGCGCACGGGCAAGTACATCTACTTCACCATCGTCACCACGGACCGCAAGGAGATCGACTTCCGCTGCCCGGACCAGAGCTGCTGGAACGCCTCCATCACCATGGCGCTCATCGACTTCCAGAACAAGCGGGCCATCCAGGACTTCAAGAGCcgccaggagctggagcaggcgGCGGGCAGCCAGGAGCGGCGCCTGACCCGGGCGCCCTGA